A DNA window from Parabacteroides johnsonii DSM 18315 contains the following coding sequences:
- a CDS encoding DUF4933 domain-containing protein: MNKRLFLILLPALLSATGCKQQKASETKGTITEVEAHQPLPPQYTAHYDKSVTPGRIDIEKALADSVPVNLSKVASSIEYFMVGDDKYPITDVVATNEGFIALNQPKLYLYRKGMKRKRVGLKTTYGNWINVPGSKISFDTVTTRLYAHLKRINQETGYGEEYIAELPPLDSVLARVYYLYPDSLPNRYFFPPKSSLIRYLSPDKYATQKENKDGIDEGITLFHLNGDTICTFTAGIDPTTQRGQYLFQPPFFDKIYRHGDQITFRLSFCDTIYRIRDEQTYYPAYVTDFGKLRLTAIENIQGKDRKNKAWMTALEENAKALFVRTYKEGKSTQSGWLDANREPDMPSEERQIVYLKSSGQTFALPVKTQGLTNDLDGGLPFWPDGQTSGYLYMIRPAKELKTKIKLTGSSKQKELKAFLDSVDEKQNVMIVVK, translated from the coding sequence ATGAACAAACGGTTATTTTTGATCCTGTTACCGGCACTCCTGTCGGCAACAGGATGTAAGCAACAAAAAGCATCCGAAACGAAAGGAACGATCACCGAGGTCGAGGCTCACCAACCGCTTCCGCCGCAATACACAGCACATTATGACAAATCCGTCACGCCCGGCCGTATCGATATTGAAAAAGCACTTGCAGATTCCGTCCCGGTCAACTTGAGCAAAGTAGCCTCATCCATCGAGTATTTCATGGTCGGAGACGACAAATATCCGATCACGGACGTGGTTGCGACAAATGAAGGATTCATCGCCCTGAACCAACCCAAGCTATACCTCTACCGCAAAGGGATGAAGCGAAAACGGGTAGGGCTGAAAACGACATATGGTAACTGGATCAATGTACCCGGCTCCAAAATCAGTTTTGATACAGTCACTACCCGCCTGTATGCTCATCTGAAACGGATCAACCAGGAAACCGGTTACGGAGAAGAGTATATCGCAGAACTTCCTCCATTGGACTCCGTTCTGGCAAGAGTTTACTACCTGTATCCGGATTCGCTGCCCAATCGCTATTTCTTTCCTCCGAAATCATCTCTCATCCGCTATTTATCTCCTGACAAATACGCAACCCAAAAAGAAAACAAAGATGGTATAGACGAAGGCATCACGCTCTTTCATCTGAACGGAGATACTATTTGCACGTTCACGGCCGGCATAGATCCCACTACCCAAAGGGGACAATACTTGTTCCAACCTCCCTTCTTCGACAAGATATACCGGCATGGCGATCAAATAACTTTCCGCTTGTCTTTCTGCGACACCATCTACCGGATCCGGGACGAGCAGACCTATTATCCGGCATACGTGACCGATTTCGGAAAACTACGCCTGACCGCAATCGAAAACATCCAAGGAAAAGACCGGAAAAACAAAGCCTGGATGACCGCACTCGAGGAGAACGCAAAAGCCCTCTTCGTCCGGACATATAAAGAAGGCAAAAGCACACAGAGCGGCTGGCTGGATGCTAATCGTGAACCCGACATGCCATCGGAGGAACGTCAAATCGTTTATCTGAAATCTTCCGGACAGACTTTCGCTTTGCCCGTTAAAACCCAAGGGCTGACAAATGACCTCGACGGCGGACTCCCTTTCTGGCCGGACGGCCAGACGAGCGGTTATCTCTATATGATCCGCCCTGCCAAAGAATTGAAAACCAAGATTAAGCTGACTGGATCATCCAAACAGAAAGAATTGAAAGCATTTTTAGATAGCGTGGATGAGAAACAGAATGTGATGATCGTAGTCAAATAA
- a CDS encoding sensor histidine kinase, with product MYSRRLYAKIVGSVVLIVLLSLIGSWLLITQLSFTLSFVCLFLILLITLFIIRSTTHFNYKLSVFFEAMRNEDTTQHFPANPDDPFMNALYADMNHILRQLGDKQIEVEEKSLYYESILRVMTHEIRNSITPIASLSADLLKHLDPVPISRQREGLEVINSQAKNLTAFLDSYHRLTHLPEPEYKMVTIQALFTKLERLLQAEPGSERIVYSGGKAGKSTDKELQIYGDVNLVTLALINLIRNALQAVEGQKDGIVRVDAYAGATGRLFITITDNGPGIPPERLSAVFTPFYSTKSGGSGIGLPISQRIMQLHGGQLSVLSIQNVRTTFKMEF from the coding sequence ATGTACAGTCGCAGGTTATATGCTAAGATTGTAGGGAGCGTAGTATTGATCGTACTTTTATCCCTGATTGGCTCCTGGTTGTTAATAACACAGTTGTCATTCACTTTATCCTTTGTGTGCCTGTTTCTTATCCTGTTGATAACTCTGTTTATAATCCGGTCGACAACTCACTTTAATTATAAATTGTCCGTCTTTTTCGAGGCGATGCGGAATGAGGATACGACACAGCATTTCCCTGCTAATCCGGATGATCCCTTTATGAATGCTTTATACGCTGATATGAATCATATTCTCCGGCAATTAGGGGATAAACAGATTGAGGTAGAGGAAAAGAGCCTTTATTATGAGAGCATTCTCCGAGTGATGACACACGAAATTCGTAACTCTATCACCCCGATCGCTTCTCTTTCGGCAGACCTGTTAAAACATCTGGATCCCGTTCCCATATCCCGGCAACGCGAAGGACTTGAAGTTATCAATAGTCAGGCAAAGAATTTGACCGCTTTTCTTGATTCCTATCATCGTTTGACGCATTTGCCGGAACCGGAATATAAGATGGTTACGATACAGGCGTTATTTACTAAGTTGGAACGGTTGCTGCAGGCCGAACCGGGAAGTGAACGGATCGTTTACTCCGGTGGTAAGGCGGGTAAATCGACAGATAAGGAACTTCAAATATATGGCGATGTAAATCTGGTTACTCTTGCATTGATCAATTTGATCCGGAACGCATTGCAGGCAGTAGAGGGGCAAAAGGATGGAATTGTCAGGGTCGATGCATATGCCGGAGCAACCGGGCGTCTCTTTATAACAATAACAGACAACGGTCCGGGGATTCCTCCCGAACGGTTGTCTGCTGTCTTTACTCCTTTCTATTCCACCAAATCCGGTGGTAGCGGTATCGGCCTTCCTATTTCCCAGCGTATCATGCAACTGCATGGTGGCCAACTTTCTGTCTTGTCCATTCAGAATGTCCGGACTACATTTAAGATGGAGTTTTAA
- a CDS encoding 6-bladed beta-propeller: MNRLLALINIVCCFIWTGCSSVNIKTLDECPVVIQTETIAGYPLTVCDQKLLNDTLQIPLSLLAENLEIIHFDNREEALMGEHQVVLSDNYMLVWPSDAQPAKLFDRKGKFLTTIGAKGQGPGEYRTIYDAQIDEANNRIYLLPWTVGQLLVYDLQGNVLPSIPLCLNIPKGKLWINAKDSLIAVFALPFPHIPAVAWTQDLKGERKDYIEAGSLTAYDYNSEVYAGCNMDGIYDCMLKYSLPTRKDTLYHYDFHHNVLIPHFTMTFTTTNPIPDHDYFELPHHFLGTASQSVQISDEMFISTNHKHFIIDKATGKGAYMHLVNDFLGNEELPLTSFDGNFPPYPNFRNGYYILNQDPGNLRDRLEKSMKTGKLSPEQKEKVTRLLNSVNENDNNLLFLAKLKQ; encoded by the coding sequence ATGAATAGACTCCTTGCCCTGATAAACATTGTATGCTGCTTCATCTGGACCGGTTGCAGCAGCGTAAACATCAAAACTCTGGACGAATGTCCGGTCGTGATTCAAACAGAAACCATTGCCGGGTATCCCTTAACGGTGTGCGATCAAAAACTGTTGAACGACACCCTTCAAATTCCCCTCAGTCTGTTAGCTGAAAACCTGGAGATTATCCATTTCGATAACCGGGAGGAAGCGCTGATGGGAGAACATCAAGTAGTCCTATCCGACAATTATATGTTGGTCTGGCCCTCGGACGCGCAGCCAGCCAAGCTGTTTGACCGGAAAGGGAAGTTCCTGACAACCATCGGTGCAAAGGGACAAGGGCCAGGCGAATACCGGACGATTTACGATGCCCAAATCGACGAAGCCAACAACCGGATCTATCTGCTTCCCTGGACCGTCGGCCAACTACTGGTTTACGACCTGCAAGGGAATGTGCTGCCCTCTATTCCGCTTTGCCTGAATATTCCGAAAGGCAAATTATGGATCAACGCAAAGGATTCTCTGATAGCCGTATTCGCATTACCTTTCCCCCATATACCGGCCGTTGCCTGGACACAAGATTTGAAAGGGGAACGGAAGGATTACATAGAAGCGGGGTCGCTCACAGCCTACGATTATAATTCGGAAGTATATGCCGGCTGCAACATGGACGGCATATACGATTGCATGCTCAAATACAGCCTGCCGACACGGAAAGACACACTCTATCATTATGATTTCCATCATAACGTGCTGATTCCTCATTTCACCATGACCTTCACGACTACCAATCCGATCCCGGATCACGACTATTTCGAGTTACCCCACCATTTCTTGGGGACAGCCTCCCAAAGTGTACAAATATCAGACGAAATGTTCATTTCTACCAATCACAAACATTTCATAATCGACAAAGCAACCGGGAAAGGAGCTTATATGCATCTTGTCAATGATTTCTTAGGGAATGAAGAACTGCCTTTGACCAGTTTTGACGGCAATTTTCCTCCCTATCCCAACTTCCGCAACGGTTACTATATCCTGAACCAAGATCCGGGAAACCTCCGCGACCGGCTTGAAAAAAGCATGAAAACAGGCAAACTCTCTCCCGAACAAAAAGAGAAAGTGACCCGATTATTAAACTCTGTCAATGAGAACGACAACAACCTTCTCTTTTTAGCTAAGTTAAAGCAATAA
- a CDS encoding response regulator, producing MLDGKIVLVDDNEAVLKTLKMILAREFKTVVGVSVPTLLPALLREGDVDIVLLDMNFVTGRQDGSEGLFWLERIVDCPDSPQVVLITAFGDIELAVSALKRGAADFVVKPWDNEKLIATLQGAFRRRRKERAEAASVRRISAEEENEQVVSLLVGSLLKKYAQAYGKQLPAVTPDGLVKLSGLIRQGDLSGLQQTIERAVLLTDSSSLGADDFYIEETAPSSRPVTLEEMEKQFIREVLREKNGNLTLCAQQLDISRQTLYNKMRKYGL from the coding sequence ATGCTGGATGGAAAGATAGTCCTTGTGGATGATAACGAAGCGGTGCTGAAAACATTGAAGATGATTCTGGCACGTGAATTCAAGACGGTGGTAGGAGTGTCTGTGCCGACGTTGTTACCGGCTTTGTTGCGTGAAGGAGATGTCGATATTGTCCTGCTGGATATGAATTTTGTGACCGGACGGCAGGATGGAAGCGAGGGCTTGTTCTGGCTGGAGCGTATTGTCGACTGTCCCGATTCTCCTCAGGTGGTCTTGATTACGGCTTTCGGAGATATCGAACTGGCCGTTTCCGCCTTGAAAAGGGGAGCGGCTGATTTCGTTGTCAAACCGTGGGATAACGAGAAGTTGATAGCCACTTTGCAAGGAGCTTTCCGGCGCAGGAGGAAGGAGAGGGCAGAAGCGGCTTCCGTGAGGCGGATATCGGCGGAGGAGGAGAATGAGCAGGTTGTTTCCCTCTTGGTCGGATCTTTATTGAAAAAATATGCACAGGCGTATGGCAAACAGTTGCCGGCCGTCACGCCTGACGGACTTGTCAAGCTGTCCGGCCTGATCCGGCAAGGGGATCTTTCAGGTTTGCAGCAAACGATCGAGCGGGCTGTCCTGCTGACGGATTCGTCTTCGCTTGGTGCGGACGATTTCTATATAGAAGAAACCGCTCCTTCGTCCCGTCCGGTAACATTGGAGGAGATGGAGAAGCAGTTTATCCGTGAAGTGTTGCGCGAGAAGAACGGCAACCTGACACTTTGCGCCCAACAGCTGGATATCAGCCGGCAGACGCTTTATAACAAGATGCGGAAATACGGTTTGTGA
- a CDS encoding DUF4933 domain-containing protein encodes MKKHLFTISILSVLLLATGCKQTEEKVRHIPTAPQMKARIDRSEPVKTVDVEQAAENPVPLKLSQIASEIEYYTVGDARFTVTQAIELPDSGAFITFNNPRIYYRKQGIPSKRYGFKALAYKWNNEMNGQNMFYDKKTTRMYVALSGKTQETRRTGTDSIPFIGVLPPLDTMLTIKSYFFPESPIEKYQLGRRGDRLLGFSSTGYTLCSYRETAGEPDGITTFNLQGDTLCKFRLKEGKLAPRTMTDSIPFFQTFYWNTGQDKMTFMIPYCDTVYQLRDPQTVTPLYAIRYGEQGLHLKEMKDAKIPEGKIWLKTFYENPKGLFMGLYQKGGRKIVDWIGWEYTYKPTLTHQAVYLKEEGRTVMLPAGKNRGFINDLDDGLPFWPDGQTDDCLYMLRTVTEMRELVKRTGSPKQKKLLELLDNPKVFERDYVMIVVR; translated from the coding sequence ATGAAAAAGCACCTTTTTACCATAAGTATCCTGTCTGTTTTACTGTTAGCAACAGGATGCAAACAGACAGAAGAAAAAGTACGACACATCCCGACCGCTCCACAGATGAAAGCCCGGATAGACCGTTCCGAACCCGTAAAAACCGTGGATGTAGAGCAAGCCGCCGAAAATCCCGTTCCGTTGAAGCTGAGCCAGATCGCCTCCGAGATCGAATACTACACCGTCGGAGACGCCCGGTTCACCGTCACCCAGGCTATCGAGTTGCCGGACAGTGGTGCTTTTATCACCTTCAATAATCCGCGCATCTACTACCGGAAACAAGGCATTCCGAGTAAACGATATGGCTTCAAAGCATTGGCCTATAAATGGAACAACGAGATGAACGGACAGAACATGTTCTACGACAAAAAAACGACCCGCATGTATGTCGCCCTCAGCGGAAAGACACAGGAAACACGGAGAACCGGGACAGACAGCATCCCCTTCATCGGAGTTTTGCCGCCATTGGACACGATGCTGACAATCAAAAGTTACTTCTTCCCCGAAAGCCCCATCGAGAAATACCAGCTCGGCCGGCGTGGCGACAGGTTGCTCGGCTTTTCCTCCACCGGTTACACTTTGTGCAGCTACAGAGAAACGGCGGGAGAACCGGACGGAATCACGACATTCAACCTCCAAGGCGATACACTCTGCAAGTTCCGGTTGAAAGAAGGGAAATTGGCCCCGCGCACGATGACGGACAGTATTCCGTTCTTTCAAACATTCTATTGGAACACCGGACAAGACAAGATGACATTCATGATCCCCTATTGTGACACCGTCTACCAACTGCGTGATCCGCAAACTGTCACCCCGCTCTACGCGATCCGTTATGGAGAGCAAGGACTTCATCTGAAAGAGATGAAGGACGCTAAAATCCCGGAAGGCAAAATATGGCTAAAGACCTTCTATGAGAATCCCAAAGGGCTGTTCATGGGCCTCTACCAGAAAGGAGGCAGAAAGATCGTCGATTGGATCGGCTGGGAATATACCTACAAGCCGACCTTGACCCATCAGGCCGTCTACCTGAAAGAAGAAGGACGCACGGTTATGCTGCCTGCCGGCAAAAACAGGGGCTTCATCAACGACCTGGACGACGGACTGCCTTTCTGGCCGGACGGACAAACGGACGATTGCCTGTATATGCTCCGCACCGTCACCGAGATGCGCGAACTGGTGAAGCGCACCGGCTCGCCCAAGCAAAAGAAACTGCTCGAACTGCTGGACAATCCGAAAGTATTCGAACGGGATTATGTAATGATCGTCGTACGATAA
- a CDS encoding S9 family peptidase — MNYSIHFISLLLLASGLSVRAQEERAMTFEEMVGWEHISEQRISNDGKWVFCKMEPWRGDASIQLYNGKGEEKAAFKPASTAQFSASSQYLLVTKVPSLEMVEAEKLKKTDKDKMPMNSLVISRLTGGEETVDSLKTYKLSETADWLAYQRGSKKDSTLYIRSLDGMQKDSFPSVSDFGFAKKGNVLYVVSDSVLYTYIPEKGNSRISTGRGVFKKIAFNENGSKIAYLFCANKDSASTRSSLYLAEDNTPGKLIAKRGDKAFPTSWIISESGTLHFSTDANRLFFGTAPEPRQKDTTVLAENRPDVQVWSWDEKVQYTQQSFNKASDLKRSYTAVYNIGSKHLFQLATEELPSLQTADEGNAPLALLSTSKPYGTQSMWTAKNFYDIYTVDLETGERRQIKEKSPSYMRFSPKGKYAYWYQEQDSSWYTRSMTDGKEYRLTTPETFIAWNEDNDVPDYPSPYGVAGWTDDDQAILIQDRYDIWEFSPTASSSPVNLTVNGRKEKITYSLIQLDREKRSYNLNTPQYLNGFNEVTKGFGYYTARLNKPAAPKALLAGDFKLAALSKAKDADAVIYTQETYEQYPDIQLSDLSFKKSIRLTDGIRQQDSIIWGTAELTTWISLDGRPLEGVIYKPANFDPNRKYPVIVNFYERNANTLYNYHMPSPGRSTIDYPFYLSHGFVIFNPDVRFTDGYPGESCYNCVMPGITSLIAKGYVNEKAIGAQGHSWGGYQVAYLATRTHLFAAIESGAPVVNMLSAYGGIRWGSGLNRSMQYEHGQSRIGGNIWEMPLQYIENSPLFNMDKVTTPILIMHNDADGHVPWYQGIEYFIALKRLQKPTWLLNYTGEPHWPTRIANRIDFQKRMFQFFQHYLQGAPMPKWMSEGVPAVDQDFELGY; from the coding sequence ATGAATTACTCCATACATTTCATAAGCCTTTTATTATTGGCTTCCGGGTTGTCAGTGCGAGCCCAAGAAGAGAGAGCGATGACATTCGAAGAAATGGTCGGCTGGGAACACATATCCGAACAACGTATTTCCAATGACGGTAAATGGGTCTTCTGCAAAATGGAACCTTGGCGAGGAGACGCCTCCATTCAGTTATATAACGGCAAAGGAGAAGAGAAAGCGGCTTTCAAGCCTGCTTCAACAGCACAGTTCAGCGCTTCATCCCAATATCTGTTGGTAACAAAAGTTCCTTCCTTGGAAATGGTAGAAGCTGAGAAGCTAAAGAAAACCGACAAGGATAAAATGCCGATGAACAGCCTTGTCATCTCCCGACTGACAGGCGGAGAAGAAACGGTAGACTCACTCAAAACATACAAACTTTCAGAAACGGCTGATTGGCTGGCTTATCAACGCGGAAGTAAAAAAGACTCCACTCTTTACATCCGTTCGCTCGACGGGATGCAAAAAGATTCGTTTCCGTCTGTAAGTGATTTCGGATTTGCCAAAAAGGGGAATGTACTATATGTCGTATCCGATTCTGTCTTATACACCTATATTCCAGAGAAAGGGAACAGCCGGATATCCACCGGAAGAGGAGTCTTCAAAAAGATTGCATTCAATGAAAATGGCAGCAAAATTGCCTATCTGTTCTGCGCAAACAAAGACTCCGCCTCAACCCGAAGCAGCCTGTATCTGGCAGAGGACAATACCCCTGGCAAACTGATCGCGAAACGGGGAGACAAAGCCTTCCCTACATCGTGGATAATAAGTGAAAGCGGGACTCTCCATTTCTCCACAGACGCAAATCGCCTGTTCTTCGGCACCGCCCCGGAGCCTCGACAGAAAGACACGACTGTACTAGCAGAAAACCGACCGGACGTACAAGTGTGGAGTTGGGACGAAAAGGTACAATACACACAACAGTCTTTCAACAAGGCGTCCGACTTGAAGCGGTCTTATACGGCGGTTTACAACATCGGTTCCAAACATCTTTTCCAACTAGCAACCGAAGAACTCCCCTCACTGCAAACAGCCGATGAAGGAAATGCACCACTGGCACTTCTTTCGACTTCAAAACCATACGGCACACAAAGCATGTGGACGGCCAAAAACTTTTATGACATTTATACGGTCGATCTGGAAACCGGAGAACGGCGGCAAATCAAAGAAAAGAGCCCTTCTTACATGCGTTTCTCCCCGAAAGGGAAATATGCATACTGGTATCAGGAGCAAGACAGCTCCTGGTACACCCGTTCCATGACCGACGGGAAAGAATACCGCCTGACTACACCGGAGACATTCATCGCCTGGAATGAGGATAACGACGTCCCGGACTATCCTTCCCCATACGGAGTCGCAGGTTGGACGGACGACGACCAGGCCATCCTGATACAGGACCGCTACGATATATGGGAATTCAGTCCGACAGCCTCCTCTTCCCCCGTCAATCTGACTGTAAACGGTCGGAAAGAGAAAATCACCTATTCACTGATTCAACTAGACCGGGAAAAAAGATCGTACAACCTGAATACTCCCCAGTATCTCAACGGTTTCAACGAAGTCACCAAAGGTTTCGGATATTATACCGCACGTCTGAACAAACCGGCTGCCCCCAAAGCATTGCTGGCCGGCGACTTCAAACTGGCCGCTCTGTCGAAAGCCAAAGACGCAGATGCCGTAATCTACACGCAGGAAACATATGAACAATATCCGGATATCCAACTGTCCGACCTCAGTTTCAAAAAGTCCATCCGGCTGACGGATGGTATCCGCCAACAAGATTCGATCATCTGGGGAACAGCCGAACTCACCACCTGGATATCTCTGGACGGACGGCCATTGGAAGGTGTCATCTATAAACCGGCGAATTTCGATCCAAACAGAAAATATCCGGTAATCGTGAATTTCTATGAACGCAATGCCAATACACTGTACAACTACCATATGCCCAGTCCCGGACGCTCCACGATCGACTATCCGTTCTATCTGAGCCACGGCTTTGTCATTTTCAACCCCGATGTGCGTTTTACAGACGGTTATCCGGGTGAAAGCTGCTACAATTGTGTAATGCCGGGGATCACTTCTCTGATTGCGAAAGGATATGTCAATGAAAAAGCGATCGGTGCACAAGGCCATAGCTGGGGAGGTTACCAGGTTGCTTATTTAGCAACCCGCACCCATCTCTTTGCCGCAATCGAATCGGGTGCTCCGGTAGTCAATATGCTGAGTGCTTACGGGGGAATCCGTTGGGGATCAGGACTAAACCGTTCCATGCAATATGAACACGGGCAAAGCCGTATCGGGGGGAACATTTGGGAAATGCCCCTGCAATACATCGAAAACTCTCCCCTGTTCAATATGGACAAGGTGACTACCCCGATCCTGATCATGCACAACGATGCAGACGGACATGTGCCTTGGTACCAGGGTATCGAATACTTTATCGCCCTCAAGCGCCTCCAAAAACCGACCTGGTTGCTCAACTACACAGGTGAACCCCACTGGCCGACGCGTATAGCAAACCGCATCGATTTCCAGAAACGCATGTTCCAGTTCTTCCAGCACTACCTGCAAGGTGCCCCCATGCCTAAATGGATGAGTGAAGGTGTCCCTGCCGTAGACCAGGATTTCGAGTTGGGATATTAA
- a CDS encoding 6-bladed beta-propeller translates to MNKTTKLLGGLLITTIATSCGTGGTNQSAQANDPLANSPIVGQYVQVGTDKVMSCDQKLLADTVRIPLSFFAEELEIVKLDNRDEALVGQTGMTISDNYILMHGRQPNPFKLFDRKGNFLTNIGAIGQGPGEYQMVYDAKLDEANNRIYILPWNASQLLVYDLQGKVLDPIPLCLRCPKAKFSVDLPEDKVSVVVLPFKGYPAVAWIQDLKGNRISCIEPGHLEAPQDFSNEVTAGFNLPGTFDVNILCIMPTRVDSLYQYDDDNSRLIPTFTLNFPNTDKIPWHGYGEWPHHFIGDFSEPPIEVAPGAWTNGQTYHYIVDKKTGKGSFFKLYNDYFGNLEIGYPSYAFSNGYYTRNIEPGNLLTDIENALKNQEISDDMRKKLTDLQASIDENDNNYVMIAKLKP, encoded by the coding sequence ATGAACAAGACAACGAAACTTTTAGGAGGTTTGCTTATCACTACAATAGCGACATCCTGCGGAACGGGGGGCACAAATCAATCCGCACAAGCTAACGATCCTTTGGCCAACAGCCCGATAGTAGGTCAATATGTACAGGTAGGAACTGACAAAGTCATGTCGTGCGACCAGAAACTACTGGCCGATACCGTACGCATACCGCTCAGTTTCTTTGCGGAAGAACTGGAAATCGTAAAATTGGATAACCGAGACGAGGCGTTAGTCGGACAAACCGGGATGACGATTTCAGATAATTATATTTTGATGCATGGCCGCCAGCCAAACCCCTTCAAGCTATTCGACCGTAAAGGGAATTTCCTGACCAATATCGGTGCGATCGGACAAGGTCCTGGCGAATACCAAATGGTATATGATGCCAAACTGGACGAAGCAAACAACCGCATCTACATCTTGCCTTGGAATGCTTCGCAATTGTTAGTGTACGACTTGCAAGGAAAAGTCTTAGACCCGATCCCGCTTTGCCTGCGCTGCCCGAAAGCGAAATTCAGTGTCGATCTTCCCGAAGACAAAGTTTCGGTAGTCGTACTGCCTTTCAAGGGTTATCCGGCCGTAGCTTGGATACAGGATTTGAAAGGAAACAGGATCAGTTGCATAGAACCAGGACATTTGGAAGCACCTCAAGATTTCAGTAATGAAGTGACAGCCGGATTCAATCTTCCCGGCACGTTCGATGTCAATATTTTATGTATAATGCCGACACGTGTCGATTCGCTCTACCAATATGACGATGACAATAGCCGTTTGATCCCGACATTCACACTAAACTTTCCCAATACGGATAAAATCCCCTGGCACGGATACGGAGAATGGCCTCACCATTTCATTGGAGATTTTTCAGAACCACCGATCGAAGTCGCTCCCGGAGCATGGACCAACGGCCAAACTTACCATTACATCGTGGACAAAAAGACCGGGAAAGGTTCATTCTTCAAACTCTATAACGACTATTTCGGCAATTTGGAAATCGGCTATCCCAGCTACGCATTCTCCAATGGATATTACACCCGGAACATCGAACCCGGCAACCTCCTGACCGACATCGAGAACGCGTTGAAGAACCAAGAAATCAGTGACGATATGCGCAAGAAGCTGACCGACCTGCAAGCTTCTATCGATGAGAACGACAACAACTACGTCATGATCGCCAAATTAAAACCATAA
- a CDS encoding acyltransferase family protein, protein MRDRNLDIYRGGIMIYITCFCHLMWWEGVNVSIFERGWVSGIFFAMVTVFYLVGASYSLSSKKTYWEYVKGRVKRVVIPYWKYALCCLPAVLYIYWKHGLIISLDGVVSYVFFNPPVENRIFDHIWFISPYILISLCLPFCASFIRRYKPPFVFWGIVLILSQLFKSYYPDLLQTVVIYLFFTIWGLYYTKRLGWQNVVCVVVAVGYVVYAFGIEKRPFDLQANKFPPNLLFLAYGLTILGIGGSYMKKGLVLLYDKFRIVRYYIDIYSKEGYEIYLVHAFSTLLLGGFKRALGLNQIIAEHLSLQLIYIVIGFLFLLNVNIYILRLYNYIWSLIDRIFRTVFPTWKL, encoded by the coding sequence ATGAGAGATCGGAATCTTGATATCTATAGAGGAGGAATAATGATTTATATCACTTGTTTCTGTCACTTAATGTGGTGGGAAGGAGTTAATGTCAGTATATTCGAAAGGGGCTGGGTTTCCGGTATCTTTTTTGCGATGGTGACGGTGTTTTATCTTGTCGGAGCTTCTTATTCATTATCGTCGAAAAAAACGTATTGGGAATATGTGAAAGGTAGGGTAAAGAGAGTGGTAATTCCATACTGGAAATATGCATTATGTTGTTTACCTGCTGTTTTGTATATTTATTGGAAACATGGACTTATAATATCTCTGGATGGTGTGGTGTCTTATGTGTTTTTCAATCCTCCTGTAGAAAATCGGATTTTCGATCATATATGGTTTATATCCCCTTATATATTGATTAGTCTTTGTCTTCCTTTTTGTGCCAGTTTTATTCGTCGATATAAGCCACCTTTTGTTTTTTGGGGTATCGTTCTGATTTTATCGCAGTTGTTTAAGTCTTATTATCCGGATTTGCTTCAAACTGTGGTTATTTATTTGTTTTTTACGATATGGGGACTATATTATACAAAGAGATTGGGATGGCAAAATGTGGTTTGTGTAGTAGTCGCTGTAGGCTATGTTGTTTATGCTTTTGGAATAGAAAAGAGACCTTTTGATTTGCAAGCGAATAAGTTTCCACCTAACCTGCTGTTTCTCGCTTACGGTTTGACAATCTTGGGAATAGGGGGATCTTATATGAAAAAAGGGCTTGTTCTTTTATATGATAAATTTAGAATAGTGCGTTATTATATAGATATATACTCGAAAGAAGGATATGAGATCTATTTGGTTCATGCATTTTCAACGCTATTGTTAGGAGGATTTAAGCGAGCTTTGGGGCTGAATCAGATTATAGCAGAACATCTTTCCCTGCAATTGATTTATATTGTAATCGGCTTTTTGTTCTTGTTGAACGTCAATATATATATTCTGAGGTTATATAATTATATATGGTCGTTAATTGATAGGATATTTAGAACTGTATTCCCTACTTGGAAATTATAA